CATTGCCTTCGGTATTCTGGAAGATTCCGGATATCTGCCGAGACTCGCGGTCATGGTAAATAAAATATTCAAGATCATGGGTCTGAACGGGAAGGCGGTGCTCCCGATGGTCCTGGGCCTCGGTTGCGATACCATGGCGACGCTCACGACACGGATCCTCGAGACCAGAAAGGAGCGCATCCTCGTGACATTGCTCCTGGCGCTCGGGGTGCCCTGTTCTGCGCAGCTTGGCGTGGTGCTTGGTATGGTCTCCGGCATCTCCGGGTACGCCACTGCCATTTGGATCGGGACCGTGGTCCTGGTGATGCTGCTCGTAGGTTATCTTGCCGCGAGGGCAATCCCGGGCGAACCGTCGGATTTCGTACTGGAACTGCCCCCGATCCGCGTGCCGCAGCTCACGAATATCCTGGTCAAGACCCTGGCCCGGGTGCAGTGGTACCTCAAGGAAGCGGTACCGCTATTCATCCTCGGGACGTTCATCCTCTTCGTGGGGCATAAAGTTGGCGCCCTGGAATACATGCAGAAGCTGACGGATCCGATCGTGGTCAATTTCCTGGGGTTGCCGAGCAAAGCCGCCGAGGCATTCGTTATCGGTTTTTTGCGCCGGGATTACGGAGCAGCAGGTCTCTTTGTATTGGCGAAGCAGGGAATGCTCGATCCGATCCAGATCGTCGTAAGTCTTGTCGTGATTACCCTGTTTGTTCCCTGCATCGCGAACTTTTTCATGATGGTCAAGGAGCAGGGGATGAGGGCCGCGCTGTATATGGTGGCGTTCATTTTCCCGTTTGCGTTCGCCGTGGGCGGCGCGCTGAACTGGCTGCTTAGGGCATTAAACGTAGCACTCTAAACGATGGCATGATGACCCAAGAACCAATGGTCCGAGGAGGAGCGATGTCTGAACATAACCGCATGAGCACTGTTGAGGGAAAAGCCGGCCACCCGGCGTTGTGCGTGCTGCCGGAGATCGAAAAGGAAGACGAGCTGTTTGAGATCATCTGGACCTTGAGAGAAGAGGGGAAACTTGCCCTGGACCTGATCGTCCAGAGCTGTACTCTCACGGACTGCGCACATATTTTAAAAGACCTTGCGAAGCACGGATGGATCGACATCAAAGGACAATCCGTGGAGCTTCTGGCTAAAGGGGAGAAAAGAGCCCGGGAGCTCGTTCGGCGGCACCGCCTTTCCCTGCGAATGTTCTATGACCTCTTCGCCCTTGATGGGGCTGAGGCGGAGGCGTGCAAATTCGAGCACATTCTTTCCCCGGAGGTGACGGACAGTGTCTGCTCACTGCTCGGCCATCCGCCGAACTCGCCCGACGGGAAGCCCATCCCGCGCGGCGAATGCTGCGCCATGTTCAAGCAGGAGATGAGGCCTCTCGTGGGCCCGATTGCCGATCTCATGCCCGGAGACCAGGCCAAGATCGTGTTCATAACACCCGGCTCCCATTCTCGGCTTGATAGACTTTCTGCAATGGGGGTCGTTCCCGGCAGCATCGTGAAGCTGCATCAGAAAAGGCCGTCCTATGTGATCCAGCTCGGTGAAACCATGATCGCCGTAGACAAGGATATTACAAGGGAGATATTTGTTAAGAAAGTACAGGCATCGTGATGCGGTTGCTACCGCCGGAACATGCCCTGATAGCACGCAATGCAAAAAAGAATAGCTTTTACTCCGGTTCTACGATGCAGACCCTTGATTCCCCTGAAATCTGCTATACTATTAAAGTATGAACTTGGTCCTGGCCGTGCAGTCAAGTCGTTAATCACTGTTTGAAGACAATATCTTGTTCCTGGGCGTTAAAGTTTCTTGGAAGGATACCGATAAGAACTTGAGATTTCCCTCTTTTTTCTCTAAAATGATAGGCAGCGACACGCGCTGGTTTAGTAATTAAAAGCCGGGGACTGTGGAAAGATGAGCAGCAGACCTCATATTTTGCTTGTGGATGACGAACCCTTTGTTCTCGAGTCTCTTCGCGAGATCGTCGAAAAAGAGGGAAGGTACGAGATCGCGGTTGCGGAAAATGGGAAAAAAGCATTGGAATCGTCTACCCGCGAGGTATACTCCGTCGTGATAACCGACCTCATGTTGCGGGATATCACCGGAATAGATCTGCTCAAGTCGATCAAGGCGCAAACACCGGAAACGCAGGTGATCATGGTAAGCGGAAAGGGAACCATCGATTATGCCGTTGAGGCCATGAAGATGGGCGCCTTCGACTTTCTTGCAAAACCCTATTCCCCGCCCCATCTGCTCCAGATCCTGGACCGGGCGAGAACCTATTATGATTCGCTTATTGAAAACAAGCAGTTGAGGGGTGAGATCAGGAGACTGAAGAAAAACTATGAGATCATCGGCGCTCATCCGAAGATCAGACGGATCAATGAGATCATCGAGAACATTGCTCCCTCCGACAGCACGGTCCTGATACAGGGAAAGAGCGGCACCGGCAAGGAACTCGTTGCCCGGGCGATTCACAGCGGGTCACTTCGCGCCGAGGGACCGTTTCAGGCGGTCAATTGCGGCGTGTTCACGGAAACTCTGATCGAGAACGAACTGTTCGGCCATGAGAAAGGCGCATATACCGGCGCCGTCCAGAAGGCTATCGGCAGGGTAGAGGCCGCGGAAGGCGGAACCCTGTTTCTTGATGAAATCGATACCATGCCCTTGACGCTCCAGGTTAAATTGCTCAGGGTTCTGGAAGATCGGTCATTTCAGCGCATCGGCGGGACAAAGCCGATCTACGTAGACTTCCGGCTTATCGCTGCTACGAACACCGACCTTCATGAAGCCGTTACCCGGAAGCTGTTCCGGGACGACCTCTACTACCGGTTGAATGTCATTTCCGTAACGCTCCCGGGACTGAGCGAGCGAACCAGCGATATCCCGCTTCTGGCCAATTCTTTCGTGGAACGCTACAAAGCGGGAAGCAGGGTGACGTCCATTTCAGCCGCTGCAATGGAGATGCTGATCAAATATCCCTGGCCGGGAAATGTCAGAGAGCTGATCAATGCCATCGAGTACGCCATGGTGATGGCCAAGGGAAGCCAGTTGATGCCGTCTGATCTTCCGGAATCGATCCAGGGGGGGGCTCAAGCAGTCCCGTCGGCGCATGAGGGGCTCTCCCTGAAGGAAACCGAACGGGAATTGATTGTGAGGACCCTCCGGGAATGTCACGGCAACAAGCATCTTGCAGCAAAGATGCTCAGGATTCCCCGGTCGACGCTCTACAGCAAGATCCAGAAGCACGGCATTACGACCGAAGAGAGGCCCGCTCAGGCGTATTCATAAGACAAGGCTAGAACGGGACCTTGGTCCATCATGATGCAGAATGAAACCGGCACGAAACGAGGGTTGTCGGGGGAATGCCGGAGGGAGATTGATACCATGAAGACGCTGCTGCTCGTTGATGACGAGCTGGAAAACCTGAGGAGCCTCGGTGAGGTGTTGAACCGGTTCGGGTACAAGGTCATCGCGAAACCCGACGCCCAGTCCGCCCTGGGCGTAGTGCGGGAAGGGACCAAGGTTGATCTCGTCATCACCGATTATCGCATGCCGGGAATGGACGGACTCGAATTCCTTATTCTCCTGAAACAGATTCTCCCTTCAGTTCCCGTGGTCATGCTGACCGCATATGGGGCGGTCGAGACGTATCTGAAGTCGCTGAGCCTGGGAGTGTTCGAATACGTCAACAAACCGGTGAAGGCGAAGGAACTCGGCCGCATCGTCAAAGCGGCGCTTGAATGTTCCAAGAGCACCGGTGGTCCTGCGGACGGAGGCTCTCTGAAAGCCGTTTCATCGGACTGAGTGCAACCGGGTGAATCCTTGTTTGACAGGACAATCTTTTTGTGGTTAAATAAATCTCGATGAAATGCGAAACGACAGGATTTACCCTGCAGGATATATTGCTGCTCCTCGGGCTCAAAGAAGCGACCGGAGAGTTAGTTCTTGAGTCCGGCAACAACATCGGAACCATCATCCTTCATAAGGGGAAGGTCCTGCAGGCATCTTCTCCCTATTCCCGCGCCATCGGGGATCTCCTCGTCGAGGACGGCATCATCACGGAAGGCGAGCTTCTGGAAATCTTGATGAATCAGAAGAAGAGCGCCGTGGCTCCGATCGGCGTGCTTTTCTTGAAAACCGGGAAAATAAGCTTCGAAGTCATCGAAATGATGGTCCATGAGCAGATTCGGCAGTCAATACGGGAGTTCGTGATGTGGAACAAGCTCCGCGTAAGCTTCGTTGAGAAGGAGGTCATCCCGTTCGACAGGATCAATCTCCCGGTCCATGAGTTCATCCCGCCCGAGACTCTGAAGTCGGCAGCCAGCGTCTGTTCCCTGAATCCCGACTGGAAGGACAAATCCCCGTCTGCACCAGCAGCGTCCACGACCGCATGAACTCATGCGGCTCCTTCACCCCGGTTTCCGCCCGAGCTGCTGCCGAAGCCCGTCCCTTGCCTTGTTGAATAATCGTAGATAGTCTTCCGTCCTAAAATCAAAATAGGTATGTTCAAGGGCTGCGAACGTATTCAATCTGCTGTCATATCTCAGCGTGACCTCGGCGTAGACGTGTTCACCGATATACAGGCGGTGGGCGTAATCCTTGGTCGTCGCGAGAATGACTTTGGCCTCGGTCACGTATCCGGGATCTATATTGATCCTTCGCCGGGCACCGGACGGGGAATCAAGGGAAAATCTTTTTTCCAGCGCCGTGGTGAAATGTTTCAAGCGCGGCAGGACCTCCGGCGGCGCGACGCGCCGGAAAAAGATGAACTTCCTGAATAGGGAGTTTCCCATCTCCTCGCGGTAATAGTCCGAGAACGGCCATGGCTCGGTTTCGCTTTCCATGTCGAGGGGACCGTATTCGTCAGCCAGGATGGCCGCACATTGAAGGAACAGGTCCGCTTCGGGTGAAAGCATGCCCACGAACGGTTTTACCGGCAATGGAGCTTTAAGGTCACCCATCGTTTGTTGACGCTACTCAAACAGTTGCCGTGACAGGCCGTTCTGCCCGTTCAACGGCAGTTCCACGTCGATCTCGATCCCGCCATCGTCACGTTCCCGCTCTCCCGTGACGTGGTATCCTTTGATGTAGCCCTGGATCTTCTCGGTAAAGTCACGCTCACCCATGTGCGATCGAACGTTACCGTCGGAACCGACTTTGATCTCGGAGACTGCCTTGACCAGCTTTCGCTCTGCATCGGACAAGGCAGCACGCTCCGCCAGCTCTCTTCGAATCGTCGGGCTCGCGGCGTTCGCGGGGGGCATTCCGATGCCCGTGACCCTGATCTTGCCCGCCGCCCAGTCAACGCCCTCCTGCTCTGCGGCGAGCAGGAGGTGGAGCGGGCTGACTGATGCGTCAGCGATGCGCACGAGCACAGGACGTTCCGCGGCAGGGGAGGCGTCGCGTGCATGCCGATCCGCGGCCCCGCTCTCGCCTCCTGCAGGGACAGAAGCGAGGACGGGCCCCACCAGTACCAATGCCGTGATGATCAGTGAGAGCTTCACCCATACTCCTTTTTGCAGGATCATTATACCATAAAAGAGAATAAAAAAATCTTTGATGCCGGCAGGTTTGCTCCGGACCGGTCCCTGAAGCTAATAATCTTGACAAGGAGGACAGGTTTGCTATAGTACGTACATGCAGATCACACGGGAAGGGGACTACGGGATACGAAGCGTCCTGTATCTCACGCGCCAGCCGTTCAATAAGATAAGTTTTGTGAATGAAATCTCCGAGGAGTACAAGATTCCTCGAAGTTTTCTCGCGAAGATACTGCAGAAACTCGTGAAGGCAAAGATCGTCCGATCCTACCGGGGAGTCAAGGGCGGGTTTTCCCTCGCCCGTCAGGCCCGGGATATCTCCATGCTTGATGTTATCGAGGCGATAGAAGGGAAGGTCTATCTGAACAGCTGCCTGTATGATAAAAAAACGTGCTCGTTTTCGAAACATTGCCCCGTCAATCCCGTCTGGGCCACCATCCAGGAACGATTCACGGAAATGCTACGAAAAATGAACTTTGAGGATATCGCCCGGCAGAAGCGTTGAGCCGCACTCTCCACCCGCCCCCGTGATCTTCTTTCGGAACGATACCCGTAACTTCCCGCCGAACCTCTCCCGGACGTTGATTGCCGTGGCTGGAAGTATGTTCCCCCTCACTGTTCCCTTGCCAGACAGAAGTCCGTGAGAATGTGGGCGGAATACTTCTTCGAGGGGATGGTTTGCGCGGCCTTGAAGACAGGATCGAATATCAATGCTTAATTTTGAAGAACACAAAGAACATGCAGAACGGGGGCCTCTCAGAATGCAATAGCGAACGGCTCTCTGAATGAAATCGCATACTCTCCACCCATTTCGGGGTTCGAGGTGCCGGACTAACGATGCTCAAACTCGGTCATATCATCTACTCAAACTGCTTCCCGCCTCATGCCGGGATCGTGACGGGGAAGATACCGTTTCCCTTCGCGCTCGTCGAGGGCATCCCCACAGAACTGAACCGCATGCTGCACGCGGGTAGCGTGGACGTATCGCCCTCCTCCTCGATAGAGTATGCAATGAATCCCGGGCGCTATCTGCTGCTGCCGGGGCTGTCCATCACGTCGCCCCATGAGGTCAAAAGCATCATCCTGCAGAGCCGCGCTCCGATGGAAGAACTGGATGGGAGGACGGTGGCCCTGACGTCTGCTTCTGCAACCTCTGTCGTGCTGCTCAGGATACTTCTGGAACGCTACAAGAAGGTGCGACCGGTCTATACGACCTTCGCACAGGGGATCGACGACCCGTACGGGCGTGCAGATGCCATGCTCTTCATCGGAGACCTCGCCCTGAAGACGAAGCCGACGATTGAATACCCCCATCTCTTCGATCTCGGGAAGGTATGGCACGAGTTTACGGGCCTGCCCTTTGTGTTCGCCCTCTGGCAGGTGAACTACAAGAAAAGCATTGATAAGGACCTCTCCGTGCTTTATGATATAGTAGTCGCATCGAAGGCGTATGGGCTGGCGAACATTCCCGAACTGGCCCGGTCGCAATCCGGCCGGTTCGGCCTTCCGGCCGCGCTGCTGGCCGATTATTGGAGCTCGTTCAGCTATGATCTCACCGAATTCGAGAAAAGGGGGCTGCTCGCTTTTTATGCCTATGCGGCGGAAATCGGCGCCATAAAAAAATCAGGTGGCCTGACGTTTTGGGAAAAAGGGGATAAGAACGGGGATATCGCATGACGGTCGCACAACGATACGAAGACCATCACGATCACGACCATGATCATGCTCACGATCACCATGGTCATGCTCACGGTCACGCTCATAGTTTCTCCCTGCCTTCCGGAGGAAAGCGCGACCTGCTCGTCGCACTCGCGATCACCGTCCTCATGATGGTTGCCGAGGTCGTCGGCGGAGTGCTTTCAAACAGCCTCGCGCTCCTGTCTGATGCGGGACACATGCTGACGGACAATCTGGCATTGCTCCTCTCCTTCTTTGCCATGAAGTTTGCCTCCATGCCTGCCACGGAGCGAAAGACCTTCGGATTCTACCGCCTCGAGATCCTCGCCGCATTCGTGAATGGCATCGTTCTGGTGCTGGTGTCTTTTTACATCATCTACGAGGCCTATTTGCGGATCAGGCACCCGGAGCCCGTGGGCGGCAAACTCATGCTGATTATCGCGGCCATCGGTCTGGTGGCCAATATCGTCGGCGCCTTTGTCCTGAACAAGCACAGCAGCGACAGCCTGAATATCCGTGGCGCCTACCTGCATATCCTCGGCGACGCCCTGTCGTCGGTCGGCGTCGTCATCGGAGGCGTCATCATCCTTTATACCGGCTGGTACCTGGTGGACCCGATCCTGAGCATCCTGATCTCGCTCGTGATCGTCTACGGGGCCTGGGCCCTGGTCAAGGAATCGGTCAATATCCTGCTTGAGGCGGCACCCGCCCATATCGACATCGATGCGGTCGGCCTGGAGTTCCAGAAGATCGAGGGGGTACGCGAAGCCTATCATATCCACGTCTGGACCATCACCTCAGGCGTCTATGCCATGAGCGCCCACGTCATCATTGACGACCAGCTCGTCAGCCTGAACCGGGACCTGCTCGACCGGATCAGGGCGATGCTCTCCGCGAGATTCAAGATCATGCACAGCACGATCCAGATCGAATGCGAACGGTGCGATATGAACCCCGTCTGCGGGCTGCCCAATGCCGTTCGCACCTCCCCATAAATAAGACCGCGTACTGCCCTGCATTCCCGCCGGATCGGCGAGGGCGGGTTTCTGTCCATGAGGGATGAGGAGATATGAAACACACGGGACGGAAGCTGTATCATATGCTCGGAGGCCTCGGGCTGCTCTCTCTCTACCATATTCTCGGCAGGGGACAGGCGCTCGTTGTCTACGCGGTCCTGCTCCTTATCGTCCTTGCTCTCGATGTGACGCGGCTCAGGGTGGCAGCCCTCAACCAATTCATCTTTTTGCGGTTCCCCGGTTTCATTCGCCAGAACGAGGCCGCGAAGCTCACCGGCACCGCCCCGTACATCCTCGGCATCGCGCTCTGCTGCTATCTGTTCCGCAGCGATATCGCCTCGGCAGCGATCTGTTTTCTGGCATGCGGGGACGTGGCGGCAACCACGATCGGAGAGCGCTTCGGCAGAACGAAGATCGGCGATAAGAGCCTCGAAGGGACCATCGCTTTTGTTGCTGCCGCTGCCGTAGCCGGCCTCCTCCTGCCGCTTGCCGGGATTCCGGTAGTGCCTGGCGTCATTCTCGTCGGAGCCATCGCCGCGGCCGGCATAGAGATACTGCCGCTGCCGGTGAACGATAATCTTGCAATACCGCTCCTGTCCGGCGCGGTGATGACGCTGATCTCGCGGCTCGCGGGCTGAACGTGAATGTTGCACGGCCGGGGGTTTGCCCTGCCCGGGCCGGAGTCAGCATGATATAATTGCCAAGAGGTACGGACGATTGCGTCGTAGCGTTTTCATACTGCTCCTGCTGGCCTCTGCGGCCCTGTCCCCTCCGGCCCTTGCGGCGCAAACGCTTACTCTGCGCGACTGCATAGAGACCGCGCTCGGAAAGCAGCCGACCATACAGGCGGCGCAGCAGGGAGTCAACGCCGGCAAGGGCCGCGAAACGCAGTCAGGCTCCCCCCTGTTGCCGCAGCTCAACGCCAGCACCGGATACTCTGTTTCCCGGGCAGCGGGCGGCGCCTTCGGGTCAAGCGTGACAAAAGGCTATAACACCACACTGTCCCTGAACGTTCTGCTGTATGATTTCGGGAAGACGGGCAACGCGCTCGATGCCGCCCGATGGGGCACGCGTTCATCTGAACATGAACTCGAACGCACGGTTCAGGACGTCGTCCTCAGTGTGAAGCAGGCGTATTATGCAGTGCTCGCGGCCAAGAAGCTTGTAGAAGTTGCCCAAAAGACGATCGAACAGACCGAAAGTCACTTAAAACAGGCCCAGGCGTTCTTTCTGGCTGGTTCCAAGCCCCGCTTCGATGTGACCCGCGCCGAGGTGGAAGTGAACAACGCCAAGCTCGGCTTGATCAATGCGAAGAACAGCGTCCGCATTCAGACCATTGTTCTGAACAATGCCATGGGCATCGATCCCGGACAACCGACGGAGATCGAGAACCAGCTCCCAGCGGTCCCGGCAATGACGACCCTGGAACAGGCGCAGGCGGATGCGCTGAAGGACCGTCCCGAAATGTTCAAAGCAGAGGCGGACATCGAGGCTGCCAAGGCCCAGTTGCAATCGGAGGAAGCGGCCTATTTCCCGACGCTTTCGGCGAACGGTTCGTACAATCTTGCATCGGGAACCGCCGAAATGGGAGCATTCCGGGGTGATATAGGCAACAGTTGGAACGCGGGGGTTCTCCTGAGCGTTCCTCTGTTCCAAGGCGGCCTCACCAAGGGCAAAGTGAGCGAGGCGCGGGCGAACCTTCTCGCCCTTGAGTTCCAGAAGGCCGCTGCCCGGCAGTCGATCCTGCTTGAGGTCAACCAGTCCTACGCGGACATGGAGAGCGCCAAGGTGCGCATCGACGTGATGGAAAGTTCGCTGCAAAAGGCCAGAGAGAACCTGGAGACCGCGCAAGGCAGATATGAGGCCGGCATCGGTCCTTATCTTGAGGTAACCGATGCGCAGCTTTCCGCGGTCAATGCCGAGAGAGACCACGTTCAGGCGCTCTATGACTACTTTCTCGCAATTGCGCGGCTGCTCAAGGCGATGGGCTCGCGGTACGAATAAGGAGACTGGAGACAAGCGGGTAAAAGGAGGGTCGGGGCTATGCCATCGAAAGAAGTTGTCTTCACCATCAGGCTGCCGATCGAATATGTCTGGTCCTTCATGACCGACCGCAAGGAGGTCGGCTGCCTGTTCCCGGGATGCGTTAGAGTGAAGATAATCAACGATCTCGATTCGGTCTGGACCGTGAAGTTCTCGCTGGGGCCGTTCAGCAGGACCCTGGAGATGAATACGCACACGACCGAGATGGTCGAGAACGAACGGCTTTCCTGGGAAGCCACGGGCGAGCACATGAAGGCCGCCGGCATGGTCCTTCTCCGCAGGGTCAATGACGAGGAGACGGAGATCACCTACCGCATCGAAGGCCATGTGACCGGAAGGTTCAGCATGCTCCAGGACATCGTTGTTGCCGAGAAGCTCGGCGAGGTGGCCCGGGGGTTCATGAAAAGCATCAAGGAGAGGCTGGAATACAAGGCCGAGAAGGTGGATTAGAATACCGCCGTTTCAATGCAGGACTAAGGGCCTAAAAAATTATTTTGCGCTGATTTATACGATTCTGGGATGAAGGATCAGGACTTTTTCAGGCCGGTAATTCGCTTTTATCAATGCCCCATTCAGGATCGGCATATATGGCATTCATGACGAAAAAGACCCTTATCTGGATTGTTGCGCTTGTTGCCGTCGTCGCAGCCGTCATCATGCTCACCGGGAAGAAGCCCGTGCCGGTCAAGGTTACGGAAATCAAACCCGGCGAGCTGCGCGTGGTCGTGAACGCCACAACGACGTCCACGATCAAATCGGAAACGGAAGTAACGCTCTCCGCGCAGCGAACAGGCAGGGTCGTGGCGCTTCCGGTCCGCGAGGGCGATATCGTAAAGGCCGGCGCGCTCATCTGCAGGCTCGACCTGACCGAGGAGTCGGTCCAGAGCGAAAGCGTCCTGGCCCAGAGCAAGGCGACTTATGATGAGGCCGACAAGAACCTGAAGCGGACCGAGGGCTTGTTCGAGAAAGGCATGGTCGCCCAGCAGGATCTTGACACCGCGCGCAAGGCCTATGAGGTGGCAAAATCCCAGTATGAGGCCGCGAAGGCCGATT
This Nitrospirota bacterium DNA region includes the following protein-coding sequences:
- a CDS encoding metal-dependent transcriptional regulator; amino-acid sequence: MSEHNRMSTVEGKAGHPALCVLPEIEKEDELFEIIWTLREEGKLALDLIVQSCTLTDCAHILKDLAKHGWIDIKGQSVELLAKGEKRARELVRRHRLSLRMFYDLFALDGAEAEACKFEHILSPEVTDSVCSLLGHPPNSPDGKPIPRGECCAMFKQEMRPLVGPIADLMPGDQAKIVFITPGSHSRLDRLSAMGVVPGSIVKLHQKRPSYVIQLGETMIAVDKDITREIFVKKVQAS
- a CDS encoding sigma-54 dependent transcriptional regulator, with protein sequence MSSRPHILLVDDEPFVLESLREIVEKEGRYEIAVAENGKKALESSTREVYSVVITDLMLRDITGIDLLKSIKAQTPETQVIMVSGKGTIDYAVEAMKMGAFDFLAKPYSPPHLLQILDRARTYYDSLIENKQLRGEIRRLKKNYEIIGAHPKIRRINEIIENIAPSDSTVLIQGKSGTGKELVARAIHSGSLRAEGPFQAVNCGVFTETLIENELFGHEKGAYTGAVQKAIGRVEAAEGGTLFLDEIDTMPLTLQVKLLRVLEDRSFQRIGGTKPIYVDFRLIAATNTDLHEAVTRKLFRDDLYYRLNVISVTLPGLSERTSDIPLLANSFVERYKAGSRVTSISAAAMEMLIKYPWPGNVRELINAIEYAMVMAKGSQLMPSDLPESIQGGAQAVPSAHEGLSLKETERELIVRTLRECHGNKHLAAKMLRIPRSTLYSKIQKHGITTEERPAQAYS
- a CDS encoding response regulator, producing the protein MKTLLLVDDELENLRSLGEVLNRFGYKVIAKPDAQSALGVVREGTKVDLVITDYRMPGMDGLEFLILLKQILPSVPVVMLTAYGAVETYLKSLSLGVFEYVNKPVKAKELGRIVKAALECSKSTGGPADGGSLKAVSSD
- a CDS encoding DUF4388 domain-containing protein, whose translation is MKCETTGFTLQDILLLLGLKEATGELVLESGNNIGTIILHKGKVLQASSPYSRAIGDLLVEDGIITEGELLEILMNQKKSAVAPIGVLFLKTGKISFEVIEMMVHEQIRQSIREFVMWNKLRVSFVEKEVIPFDRINLPVHEFIPPETLKSAASVCSLNPDWKDKSPSAPAASTTA
- a CDS encoding DUF4416 family protein, with the translated sequence MGDLKAPLPVKPFVGMLSPEADLFLQCAAILADEYGPLDMESETEPWPFSDYYREEMGNSLFRKFIFFRRVAPPEVLPRLKHFTTALEKRFSLDSPSGARRRINIDPGYVTEAKVILATTKDYAHRLYIGEHVYAEVTLRYDSRLNTFAALEHTYFDFRTEDYLRLFNKARDGLRQQLGRKPG
- a CDS encoding Rrf2 family transcriptional regulator — its product is MQITREGDYGIRSVLYLTRQPFNKISFVNEISEEYKIPRSFLAKILQKLVKAKIVRSYRGVKGGFSLARQARDISMLDVIEAIEGKVYLNSCLYDKKTCSFSKHCPVNPVWATIQERFTEMLRKMNFEDIARQKR
- a CDS encoding menaquinone biosynthesis protein yields the protein MLKLGHIIYSNCFPPHAGIVTGKIPFPFALVEGIPTELNRMLHAGSVDVSPSSSIEYAMNPGRYLLLPGLSITSPHEVKSIILQSRAPMEELDGRTVALTSASATSVVLLRILLERYKKVRPVYTTFAQGIDDPYGRADAMLFIGDLALKTKPTIEYPHLFDLGKVWHEFTGLPFVFALWQVNYKKSIDKDLSVLYDIVVASKAYGLANIPELARSQSGRFGLPAALLADYWSSFSYDLTEFEKRGLLAFYAYAAEIGAIKKSGGLTFWEKGDKNGDIA
- a CDS encoding cation diffusion facilitator family transporter — translated: MTVAQRYEDHHDHDHDHAHDHHGHAHGHAHSFSLPSGGKRDLLVALAITVLMMVAEVVGGVLSNSLALLSDAGHMLTDNLALLLSFFAMKFASMPATERKTFGFYRLEILAAFVNGIVLVLVSFYIIYEAYLRIRHPEPVGGKLMLIIAAIGLVANIVGAFVLNKHSSDSLNIRGAYLHILGDALSSVGVVIGGVIILYTGWYLVDPILSILISLVIVYGAWALVKESVNILLEAAPAHIDIDAVGLEFQKIEGVREAYHIHVWTITSGVYAMSAHVIIDDQLVSLNRDLLDRIRAMLSARFKIMHSTIQIECERCDMNPVCGLPNAVRTSP
- a CDS encoding TolC family protein, with translation MRRSVFILLLLASAALSPPALAAQTLTLRDCIETALGKQPTIQAAQQGVNAGKGRETQSGSPLLPQLNASTGYSVSRAAGGAFGSSVTKGYNTTLSLNVLLYDFGKTGNALDAARWGTRSSEHELERTVQDVVLSVKQAYYAVLAAKKLVEVAQKTIEQTESHLKQAQAFFLAGSKPRFDVTRAEVEVNNAKLGLINAKNSVRIQTIVLNNAMGIDPGQPTEIENQLPAVPAMTTLEQAQADALKDRPEMFKAEADIEAAKAQLQSEEAAYFPTLSANGSYNLASGTAEMGAFRGDIGNSWNAGVLLSVPLFQGGLTKGKVSEARANLLALEFQKAAARQSILLEVNQSYADMESAKVRIDVMESSLQKARENLETAQGRYEAGIGPYLEVTDAQLSAVNAERDHVQALYDYFLAIARLLKAMGSRYE
- a CDS encoding SRPBCC domain-containing protein: MPSKEVVFTIRLPIEYVWSFMTDRKEVGCLFPGCVRVKIINDLDSVWTVKFSLGPFSRTLEMNTHTTEMVENERLSWEATGEHMKAAGMVLLRRVNDEETEITYRIEGHVTGRFSMLQDIVVAEKLGEVARGFMKSIKERLEYKAEKVD